A single region of the Pseudomonas sp. B21-023 genome encodes:
- the atpA gene encoding F0F1 ATP synthase subunit alpha — MQQLNPSEISEIIKGRIDNLDVGSQARNEGTVVSVSDGIVRIHGLADVMYGEMIEFPGSVFGMALNLEQDSVGAVILGAYDTLAEGMSAKCTGRILEVPVGKELLGRVVDALGNPIDGKGPLGNTQTDAVEKVAPGVIWRKSVDQPVQTGYKSVDAMIPVGRGQRELIIGDRQIGKTAMAIDAIINQKDSGIFCVYVAVGQKRSTVANIVRKLEEAGALANTIVVVASASESAALQFLAPYAGCTMGEFFRDRGEDALIVYDDLSKQAVAYRQISLLLRRPPGREAYPGDVFYLHSRLLERASRVSEEYVEKFTNGAVTGKTGSLTALPIIETQAGDVSAFVPTNVISITDGQIFLESAMFNAGIRPAVNAGVSVSRVGGAAQTKIIKKLSGGIRTALAQYRELAAFAQFASDLDEATRKQLEHGQRVTELMKQKQYAPMSIADMALSLYAAERGFLTDVEVSKVGSFEQALIAYFNRDHAELMAKINVKGDFNDEIDAGMKAGIEKFKATQTW; from the coding sequence ATGCAGCAACTCAATCCTTCCGAAATTAGTGAAATCATCAAGGGCCGCATCGACAACCTCGATGTCGGCTCCCAAGCCCGTAACGAAGGTACCGTCGTTTCGGTTTCCGACGGCATCGTGCGGATCCACGGTCTGGCCGACGTCATGTACGGCGAAATGATCGAGTTCCCTGGCAGCGTATTCGGCATGGCCCTGAACCTGGAGCAAGACTCCGTAGGTGCAGTGATCCTGGGTGCCTATGACACCCTCGCCGAAGGCATGAGCGCCAAGTGCACTGGTCGCATCCTGGAAGTTCCGGTTGGTAAGGAACTGCTGGGTCGCGTCGTCGACGCACTGGGTAACCCGATCGACGGCAAAGGTCCTCTGGGCAACACCCAGACCGACGCGGTCGAGAAAGTAGCTCCAGGCGTGATCTGGCGTAAGTCGGTAGACCAGCCTGTACAGACTGGCTACAAGTCCGTCGACGCCATGATCCCTGTTGGCCGTGGCCAGCGTGAGCTGATCATCGGTGACCGTCAGATCGGCAAGACCGCCATGGCCATCGACGCCATCATCAACCAGAAAGACTCCGGTATTTTCTGCGTTTATGTTGCAGTCGGCCAGAAGCGTTCCACCGTTGCCAACATCGTTCGCAAGCTGGAAGAAGCCGGCGCCCTGGCCAACACCATCGTGGTCGTTGCCAGTGCTTCGGAATCCGCCGCACTGCAGTTCCTGGCGCCTTATGCCGGCTGCACCATGGGCGAGTTCTTCCGTGACCGCGGTGAAGACGCCCTGATCGTTTACGATGACCTGTCCAAGCAGGCCGTTGCCTACCGTCAGATCTCCCTGCTGCTGCGCCGTCCACCAGGACGTGAAGCGTACCCAGGCGACGTGTTCTATCTCCACTCCCGTCTGCTGGAGCGTGCATCGCGCGTTTCCGAAGAGTACGTCGAGAAGTTCACCAACGGTGCCGTAACTGGCAAGACTGGCTCGCTGACCGCTCTGCCGATCATCGAAACCCAGGCTGGCGACGTTTCCGCGTTCGTTCCGACCAACGTGATCTCGATCACCGACGGTCAGATCTTCCTGGAATCGGCCATGTTCAACGCAGGCATCCGTCCTGCCGTTAACGCCGGTGTGTCGGTATCCCGTGTTGGTGGTGCCGCCCAGACCAAGATCATCAAGAAGCTGTCCGGTGGTATCCGTACCGCCCTGGCCCAGTACCGTGAACTGGCGGCCTTCGCCCAGTTCGCTTCGGACCTGGACGAGGCTACCCGCAAGCAGCTGGAGCATGGTCAGCGCGTTACCGAGCTGATGAAGCAGAAGCAGTACGCGCCAATGTCGATCGCCGACATGGCCCTGTCGCTGTACGCCGCTGAGCGTGGTTTCCTGACCGACGTAGAAGTCTCCAAGGTTGGCAGCTTCGAGCAAGCTCTGATTGCCTACTTCAACCGTGATCACGCCGAACTGATGGCCAAGATCAACGTGAAGGGTGACTTCAACGACGAAATCGACGCTGGCATGAAAGCCGGTATCGAGAAGTTCAAGGCCACCCAGACCTGGTAA
- a CDS encoding F0F1 ATP synthase subunit delta, with protein MAELTTLARPYAKAAFEHAQAHQQLANWSAMLGLAAAVSQDDTMQRLLKAPQLTSAEKAAAFIEVCGDKFDAKAQNFIHVAAENERLLLLPEISTLFDLYKAEQEKSVDVEVTSAFALNQEQQDKLAKVLSARLGQEVRLHASEDASLIGGVVIRAGDLVIDGSVRGKIAKLAEALKS; from the coding sequence ATGGCAGAACTGACCACGTTGGCCCGACCTTACGCTAAGGCTGCCTTCGAGCATGCCCAGGCCCATCAGCAACTGGCCAATTGGTCAGCCATGCTCGGCCTGGCTGCTGCGGTGTCGCAAGACGACACCATGCAGCGCCTGCTCAAGGCCCCGCAACTGACTAGCGCAGAAAAGGCCGCCGCATTCATTGAAGTGTGCGGTGACAAGTTTGACGCCAAGGCACAGAATTTCATTCATGTTGCCGCGGAAAACGAACGTCTCCTGCTTCTGCCGGAGATTTCGACTCTGTTCGACCTGTACAAGGCCGAGCAAGAGAAATCCGTGGACGTGGAAGTCACCAGTGCTTTTGCGTTGAACCAAGAACAGCAAGACAAACTCGCCAAGGTTCTCAGTGCACGGTTAGGCCAGGAAGTGCGCCTGCACGCGTCGGAGGATGCCAGCCTGATCGGCGGCGTCGTCATCCGCGCTGGCGACCTGGTAATCGACGGTTCGGTTCGCGGGAAAATCGCGAAACTGGCCGAAGCCTTGAAATCTTGA
- the atpD gene encoding F0F1 ATP synthase subunit beta — translation MSSGRIVQIIGAVIDVEFPRDAVPSVYNALKVQGAETTLEVQQQLGDGVVRTIAMGSTEGLKRGLDVVDTKAAISVPVGKATLGRIMDVLGNPIDEAGPIGEEERRGIHQPAPSFADQAGGNDLLETGIKVIDLVCPFAKGGKVGLFGGAGVGKTVNMMELIRNIAMEHSGYSVFAGVGERTREGNDFYHEMKDSNVLDKVALVYGQMNEPPGNRLRVALTGLTMAEKFRDEGNDVLLFVDNIYRYTLAGTEVSALLGRMPSAVGYQPTLAEEMGVLQERITSTKEGSITSVQAVYVPADDLTDPSPATTFAHLDATVVLSRDIASLGIYPAVDPLDSTSRQLDPNVIGTEHYDTARGVQYVLQRYKELKDIIAILGMDELSEADKQLVARARKIQRFLSQPFFVAEVFTGSPGKYVSLKDTIAGFSGILKGDYDHLPEQAFYMVGSIDEAIEKAKKL, via the coding sequence ATGAGTAGCGGACGTATCGTGCAAATCATCGGCGCCGTCATCGACGTGGAATTCCCACGTGATGCCGTGCCGAGTGTTTACAACGCGCTGAAAGTACAAGGCGCGGAAACCACCCTGGAAGTTCAGCAGCAGCTGGGCGACGGCGTGGTTCGTACCATTGCGATGGGCTCGACCGAAGGTCTGAAGCGCGGTCTGGATGTCGTCGACACCAAGGCTGCCATCTCGGTACCCGTCGGCAAGGCAACCCTGGGCCGTATCATGGACGTCCTGGGCAACCCGATCGACGAAGCCGGCCCGATCGGCGAAGAAGAGCGTCGCGGTATCCACCAGCCAGCGCCTTCGTTCGCTGACCAGGCAGGCGGCAACGACCTGCTGGAAACCGGCATCAAGGTTATCGACCTGGTCTGCCCGTTCGCCAAGGGTGGTAAGGTTGGTCTGTTCGGTGGTGCCGGCGTCGGCAAGACCGTGAACATGATGGAACTGATCCGTAACATCGCCATGGAACACAGCGGTTACTCCGTGTTCGCTGGTGTGGGTGAGCGTACTCGTGAGGGTAACGACTTCTACCACGAGATGAAGGACTCCAACGTTCTCGACAAGGTAGCGCTGGTCTACGGTCAGATGAACGAGCCACCAGGAAACCGTCTGCGCGTAGCGCTGACCGGCCTGACCATGGCTGAGAAGTTCCGTGACGAAGGTAACGACGTTCTGCTGTTCGTCGACAACATCTATCGTTACACCCTGGCCGGTACCGAAGTATCCGCACTGCTGGGCCGTATGCCTTCGGCAGTAGGTTACCAGCCGACCCTGGCCGAAGAGATGGGCGTTCTGCAAGAGCGTATCACTTCGACCAAGGAAGGTTCGATCACCTCCGTCCAGGCCGTATACGTACCTGCGGACGACCTGACCGACCCGTCGCCAGCGACCACCTTCGCCCACTTGGACGCCACCGTCGTTCTGTCCCGTGACATCGCTTCCCTGGGTATCTACCCAGCGGTCGACCCACTGGACTCGACTTCGCGCCAGCTGGACCCGAACGTGATCGGCACCGAGCACTACGACACCGCTCGTGGCGTTCAGTATGTTCTGCAGCGCTACAAAGAGCTGAAGGACATCATCGCGATCCTGGGTATGGACGAACTGTCCGAAGCCGACAAGCAACTGGTTGCCCGCGCTCGTAAGATCCAGCGCTTCCTGTCGCAGCCGTTCTTCGTGGCTGAAGTCTTCACCGGCTCGCCAGGCAAGTACGTTTCGCTCAAGGACACCATCGCTGGCTTCAGCGGCATCCTCAAAGGTGACTACGACCACCTGCCAGAACAAGCGTTCTACATGGTCGGCAGCATCGACGAAGCGATCGAGAAAGCCAAGAAACTGTAA
- the atpG gene encoding F0F1 ATP synthase subunit gamma: MAGAKEIRSKIASIKSTQKITSAMEKVAVSKMRKAQMRMAASRPYAERIRQVIGHLANANPEYRHPFMIERPVKRAGYIVVSSDRGLCGGLNTNLFKALVKDMSENREQGVEIDLCVIGSKGATFFRIFGGNVVAAISHLGEEPSINDLIGSVKVMLDAYLDGRIDRLSVVSNKFINTMTQKPTVEQLVPLVATPDQELKHHWDYLYEPDAKELLDGLMVRYVESQVYQAVVENNAAEQAARMIAMKNATDNAGDLIKELQLIYNKARQAAITQEISEIVGGAAAV; encoded by the coding sequence ATGGCAGGCGCAAAAGAGATTCGCAGTAAGATTGCGAGCATCAAAAGCACGCAAAAAATTACCAGCGCCATGGAGAAAGTGGCGGTCAGCAAGATGCGCAAGGCACAAATGCGCATGGCTGCTAGCCGTCCTTACGCGGAGCGTATCCGCCAGGTGATCGGTCATCTGGCCAACGCCAACCCGGAATACCGCCACCCGTTCATGATCGAGCGCCCTGTAAAGCGTGCTGGTTATATCGTGGTGAGCAGTGACCGTGGTCTGTGCGGTGGCTTGAACACCAACCTGTTCAAGGCCCTGGTCAAGGACATGAGCGAAAACCGCGAACAGGGCGTTGAAATCGACCTGTGCGTGATCGGCAGCAAGGGTGCGACTTTCTTCCGCATCTTTGGCGGCAACGTCGTAGCCGCGATCAGCCACCTGGGCGAAGAGCCATCGATCAACGATCTGATCGGCTCCGTCAAAGTGATGCTGGACGCCTACCTCGACGGCCGTATCGATCGCCTCTCGGTGGTTTCGAACAAGTTCATCAACACCATGACCCAAAAACCGACGGTCGAGCAGTTGGTACCGTTGGTGGCAACCCCGGATCAGGAACTCAAGCACCACTGGGACTACCTGTACGAACCCGACGCAAAAGAGCTGCTGGACGGCTTGATGGTGCGTTACGTGGAGTCGCAGGTGTACCAGGCGGTGGTCGAGAACAACGCTGCTGAACAAGCGGCCCGGATGATCGCCATGAAGAACGCCACAGATAACGCCGGTGATTTGATCAAAGAGCTTCAGTTGATCTACAACAAGGCGCGTCAGGCTGCGATCACCCAGGAGATCTCGGAAATCGTCGGCGGCGCTGCCGCGGTTTAA